DNA from Daphnia pulicaria isolate SC F1-1A chromosome 3, SC_F0-13Bv2, whole genome shotgun sequence:
ACGTGATGCGTGAATTGGAAAATAAGTCTAGTAAGGGTAATAAGTCTAGTAATTTTATCTCTATTTTAAATATGGCTAAATGGCTTAATACCAAATTAATTTGCAAGCGGACGAGTGAAACTGGACGACAACGATGATGCTCAACTCTATAATTCTGGCAGATACTTGAGCGAGAGGCTGTTgggtttaatatttattgactTGACGACCAACATTCGTGCTTATTCTCAAATTCACGCAGCacgtagtgtgtgtgtgaggaaAGCGCAAAGAAATccataaaaagacaaaaaaattgtgaacttGCCGCCAGGGTGGATTTTGGGAGAATAGTTGACCATCTGCGAGTGTCAATGCCCGGCAGAAATCGTCGATCGAGTTTGCGACCGTTGATCAAGTTCCCGGAATCATCAAGTGTACAACGTATCATCGAGTAACTGAGATCGCGGCGGCTGTGGATCAAGTGTTTCTGCCGGGACATTTCAATTGCCATACGTCGCCGTGCTGCGGAAAAACTCTTAATGTTACCTGTACTGCCACAGTTCACGTGTACGACATTCTcaattttatattatatagtCTATTATGGTTTTGAAGGATTTGACTTGAGTATAGGTGTGGTTTGTGACgaaaatttaaacaacagACATTTATTGTAACCGCGAAtgatgttaaatttttttatattgtttCCAATGGttcaaaatgatgacaaaatgtTCACAAATGAATCCTGCTGTTGCGATTACGAATcgaaatttcttttggctgGATTCGAAAACTGCCGATTCTTATCGCTGAAATGATGTGAAATTTATATAAATTATTAGACCAGAATAGAGTTTACAAGAACTaattaaggaaataaaaatatttaccgaTAAATAAACCACTAGCATGATGACGCTTGCAATAACTAAAGCGATTCCGGCGGCTAAGAAGCACCATCGGCTTATATTGAGTGCGTTAATCACATTAACTGCCAAATCGACGTCGTCAGCGCTAGCCTGATCCAGTACAGCCGTCttgataaaaatacaaataaaatgttgttgtAATCTGAAGACGAATAACAAGTTGTGACTTCTGGAGAGAAATCACTTTCCTTCCTAGATATACCTCATTGATCCAAAAGACAGGGAAGATTGTGTTGTTAATATTAAGAAGTTTTTCAGGGACAGCATATCTTCGTACGTCGATGTTAATCTGGATGCGCTCGGAGATAAAGACTGGCACAGCCGTCAGCTAAACGAGATTTTGGAAGACAAAAATGaagtttttcaagtttttatgCAAATTAGAGCTTTTGAAGATCAATGTTGAGTTCATTACTGGTTCAAGATCTATATGAGTTTCGTGCCATTCTTTAACCGGATGTACTCCAATAAAAGCATCAGAATATTTCGGGTCGCCCATGTAAAAGTGGGGTGTTGACAGCAGGATGGGGGCCCCTGTAACAATTCACAaccaaataaatcaacaaaattgaacccagaaaaaacaatttattaaaaacaatttattaatttgaataaattcattaaatggaTAAATCCACAAATTATTGTTTAACTAACCGAACTGACAAGGCCGCATATCGAGAATGCCAGCGCTGAAGCAGAGGGAAGGATCTTCACTATAATCTCGACAATAGCAAAAGTTTTCCGGGTTTTTGTCATCGAAAACCTCGGCTGGAACGGTGAATCGATTCGATTTGATTCCCATCGTCTCGATGTCTCTCTCGTATGTGGTGTATATGGACCTAGGCGTTAGAAGAACTGATGGAATCACAAAATTTCCATATATATTAATAATAAAGACGAATCATACCGACACAGATCCGTAACGAAGATGTAGGTTTTCTCAGCGACATCCACCAACGGTGGGTAAATGGCTCCGTCAGTACCTTCATTCAAACAAATACATTTTCGAAAATCATTGGTTATttttcaatatatttttttcaaatattaataGATGCTATAAAACCTACCGTTTATCATATTGCAGTAAGGGTCATTCCAGtagttcaaattttcttcCCCCTTCCACTTTCTGATCAAACCTAATTTGTCAAGTCCATTTGCCCCCGATTCTACAACAACCTCTCCATCATGGGTATTATTCACCTACCGtaaccacattttttttttaaatatacaaGTAAGAAGTGAAATCCATTTCCGATGTAtcagttaattttaaaaagggcgCAGACTTACTCCGTAATAATATCCGAAGCGTGGGTCTTCAGGGAGctttggatgatgatgatatttgAATCATTAGTTCCTGATAACAATATGtgtatcataaaaaaataaaaatattcaccgGTGGCAGCTGGACGCCAAGCAAATCGCTCAACATTTGAATAATCTCAATGTATCCGTCAAGTTCCCATCCATCGAAGAGCATTTCTCCTACTGTGCGCGTCATAAATGGACCCTCGCCGATCGACTTTAGCAATTGGTGCATAGCACGTGAAAGTTCTCCCGCTGATTCAGGTGGTGCGTAATCCACAATCAATGAGGCTAATGTctgtgaaaaaagaatttgattgtCGATTGTAAAATGCCTTGAGAATAATATGGTAGGCTAAATATTAGCCAACAACGTACAAAATAGACGGGATTGACAGTGACGATTATTGCGTCCAACGGGGTCTCATTTTCCGTTGGTTCGTAATAGTAACTTCCCTCCTCCAGGTAAGTCAGCAAACCATCCTTTTCAGTGACGTTGAATTTGACACGTTTTTCACTGAATGGAAATTTGCATCCGTTAAAATTTGACTTGATTTAAACAActcaatttaaataaataattgtgcCCAACTTGATCACCTAAAAGTGAAAGGTCCTAACTGTGTTAGATTGAAAACGACGCTATTATCAGTGGGATCGTTGCAATTCGTGCAGTTGAACAGGAAAAACTGTAGGAAGAACGGAACCGGAGGACTCCTCCACACTTCGAAAAGGGCTTCATTCTCTGCCGTTATAATTGCTTGCTACAAGATTTTAATTCGCagttgaaaatcaaattataaCGTGTTAGTgaatttattgaatgttattgaATCCAAAAATTCGAATATGAATACCGAAGTGGCGATATCGGGAACGAGAATCCAGCCCAAAGTGGATGAGAGTATAATGACAGCGACACCGACAGAGCCCACGATGGCGGTTTTCACCATGTTGGAAaccattttcctctttttttttttaattgcacaAATCGACTTCTTCCTGGCCGCGAAACAATATGAGACCTGCTCAAAGCAATTTCGTCTCTTCGGGGTCTGTCCTCGTCTCTCAtaaaaccaaattcttttttactatATTGCGTTATCAGTAAATTTACAAGACGATTTGTTCTGTATTTTGGGTTGCAgcggaaaaatacaaaacaatcCTATATCTCGTTTTACTTACCTATCTTGGCATGTGCATGCTACGTTATCCGAAGGGTTTATTGAGGAGTGCATGCATCCTTTTGCTTTGTTTACCTTGGATATATGGATATAGAAATGACAATCACCTAAGGAACACTCGTATTAATCGGCAGTTTTCCCAACTTGTTTGCTTTTTGCTATGACGCTTGCATTTAGTTACAGTCTGTCTGTAGCCGATAAGCTTGATGGAACTGCCAATGAATGCAACGTCTGATATGTTCCCTccccaagaaaacaaaaaaacacattttaaacTTCAAGGGtaaacttgtttgttttgatctGAAGTTGGTCGACGATTACAAGCTTGACGTATAGACTGGGTGTGTGGTGGAAAGAGAAGCGCTTAAACGATCAACTGGTTGGTTCAGctttatcaatttttattgAGTATATATTTACTCTTGCGTCTTATTTGAGTAAAATTCTCTATTATTACGGTTACCAAAAGCTCAATAAACAACCTCAACTACAAAAAGTAGCACATTAGGCAGCAAACGTTCAATCTATTTTGATTCCTGCTGTTGTATTCTATTTCCAAGATCTCTGTCAATCtcagttttattttacttgACGGCGGTTTTTCATTGTGACGAAATTAAAGAGAAGCAAAATTTTCTCTCAGAAATTTAAGAAAGTGTGCATACGCTACTCCTTTCTCAATATCAAATTGCCCTACGTTTCTGTTAAAGAATATCCTTAAAATAATGGGGAAACAACAAATATACATGAAATTTAATCCAGTTATCCAGTTATTAGTGTAGCAAATAAGTATTTGGAGCATATAACGACCTATGTTgacaaatatatatttttttaaagttattggTATTTTATAAACATTTCGGGAATTAGAAACGAAATATATCAGATGAGGGCTACGTGATTTTTGCGTAGCAACTCGTTTCAAGTCATCAACGTTATCATCATTGTGAATTGtgggttattttttatttattatttaatgtcTCTCGCGTCTCTACTTGTGGACGAACGACATGTTTTAGGGTCAAACGCGGCCGTCGCAGTCGTCCTTATTTTGCCAATTGCAATCAAATACATCCCAAAATCCTGTAACTTGAACACCCTTTGGCTACGACGTTGGCATTCTtagaaaattaacaaatgtTGAAAATCTCCTAAACGTTTGCTGATAAATCAATTATAAATGTTAAAAAGTCCGCTTGTTATCAACGCTTACATAGGACTGGAAGAAGAGTTCCGAGTCCGGCTATACTTTACCAGTTCAACGACCGGACCTCAGCATCAAACCCTCATCAGATAGTGCTCATAGTGCTATACAACTGATGTGTGCTTTTCGGTTGATTGTATGTAAAATACCAATATGACCGGTTTTCCGTTTTAGATTTTCGGTTTCTCCGCAattcgaaataaattttttatgtttgacgtAGGCTACGAGATTTATTTCACCGTATTTCACtaactttgactttggaatcttaatttttttttctaaattgaatGTCTCTCACACGTCCACTTGGAGGAGACGAACGAGACGTTTTAGGGTCAAAAGGTTTGTTGGTCGCTCTATGCTGCCAACTGAAATCGTATGCCAACAAAGTACAAACCCTGCGACATGATCGCACTGTGGCTCCAAAGGACATTGACGTTCTtggaaaatcaacaaaatttgaGGATATGCTAAACatattttatagatgaatgttaaaagGTTGCACATGTTATTAAATTTCAAGTAGATGGAAAGAAAGAGTTCCGACTATACCTACTGTCAAGCTTACTGTACCAGTTCAATGACCGGATGCCTCATCAACAGACACAACTGAAGAGTGATCCTTCtcgatttgtaaaataaaatgacagTGTGCATGCGACTTGGCCTACCGTATATAAACCGCCGTTGTCTCAGGGTCCATCAACAGTTTAGCGCTTGCACTCCTCGAAATTTGCTCTACAAAAGCCAAGGTAACTATTTAATCGTATATTTTATGTAACATTTACTATACATTTCTGTATAAATTTACTTGTTGCTTGTTGCAATGCGGTTACATTCACATACTAGACCCTGTGTAGGGCTTCTGTCATTATGCTTgggttaattaaatttaacattttcttattcagtGTAATAACTTTGTAGGActcttctgtttttattaaatttttcttggaaTATTTCTTGCAACGTAGATTACAATCATGATTCAACGCCAGTCCAATTTTTCCCTTCTCGCCTTGGTGGTGTCGTTATTGTCTTTCATTATTGTAAACCATCATCAGTTTTGCCAGGGAGCTTCCGTCGATGGTCGACAATATTCGGGCCAACAATCGAATTTATTGGTGGACTCATCCGTCGCGTCTGATACTTCTGCGTTTGATGCCGAGTCGCCAACCTTGACAGTATCAGAAGACAGCCCATCAAGTCGGGTAAAGCGTCAAAGAAATGCCGACACTTGTGATCGTTGGGGTCAAAGACAATGGCTGCAACGAACCGATGGTTTATGGATCGATGGAACGAGAAACAGCAGAGCTGAAAATTGTCGACTTGCCTGTCGAATTGATGGATGCGGAAGCGGGCGCTGTAGTTCCGGTGAAGTCTTCCGTAAATGTATCTGTTCAGGTTGTTAAATTCAGGAGGATAGAACGGCAAGATTTCTATATATTCCAGACCATTTATTGTTTCCCAAATTACTATCAGATTTACCCCAATTTGAAAATGCTTCAGGGAATGCTGCGGTACGTTGATTAAAcgtgaaaaagatttttgaaagattttcaTAGAAGTACATGCCTTGTAATTGATTTgtcttaacaaaaaaaaactgctgatTTTTCTGCTGGTTGGGTTATCACCAATACACGATTTGTGGGACTAAGCTATTTTCATCGTCTTCAACTCATACTTGTCTATTATATTTATCGTGCAGAGCGACTGTATGAATATGAGAGACATTGAGCACAAAATCCAAGATATCCAAGAATTAGCGAAAATACCCACCGCAACCTTTCTGCTATGAatccttaaaaataagaaaacgggagaaaacaaaaaattataaaataaattaatctgTGAGGTATGTTGGTTTAAACAAAGAATGATTTTATTAATTAGAATCGTGTTATACATtggatttatttcaattagatCTCAAtggtttaaaattttgttaatcGGGTTGGCAAGGCAGGACAGCTATTTGCTTCCACGTGCGGCAAACACAaccacacatacacacaaaaacTTTATCAAATGTGTTGAAATTATAGACTATACTATGAGTCATGCAAAAGAGCCAGTGCAACCACATGCAACGTGTAAGGCCATTGTCAACAAACGAGTTTGGTATTCAATCGGACGGAGATGGATTGAAAAATCGCTTGGAGCGACGGGTTATTGATAAGAACCgaatacaaacaaacaaccgaAATTAAACAGGCAGTGAAACAATGACTAGATacggggggaaaataaaactgacgacacaaaaatcaaaagacttttGAGAATGGAcggattaaaagaaaatattaaggcaatagaaaataatttgtaaAAGGTGACACAACTACCCTCAAATGCTATGAAAGAGCATTAAATAAAAGAGCACATGAGAACACGATTGAAAACCCTGGCCAGAAAAAGACGCGTGATGATATGCTGCAAGAAGATGAGAACATCCCAAAAACATGAAGGGGGCTTTCAAAGAGTGGGGCCGCGTAGAGAAAATGAACACAAAGAGACAGGTAATTAAATGAGATCAATtgctttttggttttaaaggTTCGGTCCATACGGCAAGCGCTCCATTACCAGAAATCTTATTGTTACACATTGGGCAAGGCTCCCCACCATCAACAAGCCTATAAATGTATCAAATTGTCTTTAAAATAATCGAATTCCGGTATGCAATGGAAGTTAAAGATACGTACTTCATGAATTCCGAACGGATGGCCATGAATTGGCAACTAGGACAGCGAGTTAGATCTTCTTTGATCACGTGCATGCCCTATGACAATCAGAAAAGACAATAAACAATGATTTAGTATATTGTatgatataaaaaagaaataactacCGTAACGATGCACATGGGGATATGCTGTTTGCACTGAATGCACACTAGCAGCGTCGACGGAATGGCTGTGCTACAGAACGGACACGGGGTCAAGTCATCTTCCGGATCGGTTGAGCCTTTGGGTGGGCGACGGACAGTGctttcaatctttttcttgTACTTGACGTCAAGTTGGTCGCGGTATTCCGGTCTCATTAAAGTGGCCGCATACTGAAATGCTGCGTTCTTCAGCCCCGCCCGATCGCACTCGATGACAGTTGAGGTGAGAATGGGCACAACATCTGagtgttttcatttcaaatcatTAATATCATCGAATCCACAAGTGAatcgaaagagaaagaaagcgaATATACGCGAGGGGAATTTGGAGATGCACTCGGCCACTCGAATAAGTAAACGGGAGGCATTGAGATGTTGTCCTCGGCGAATGTGCATCCGCACGATGACGTACGAATGTAACAGTTGCAAGTTGTACTCCATTTCCAGCGGAATGATGATATCATGACTACTCAATTCTTTGTACATGTGCTGTAAAAGACTATGAGCGTCTTTGTAGTTCCCTAGTTGGAATAAAGGGGAGAACATTAAAATTACGTGTGGTTTTGACACTTTATTAATTCGCGCCATTTACCGGCATTTTGTTCCTCAGTTGCAATAATTATGGCAGTTTTAGTAGCCTCTCTATACTGACGACGAGCCAGATATAGACGGAATAGATATTTTCCATCCTATAAAATATATACAGCGTGATTGATAGAGCTCGTACAAGTCCGGTTAACgatattttacttttggaaTGTTATCCTGTTCTCCATTTAAAAATCCAATCAACTGGGTAGCCAAGTGATCATCCTGTGAAGTTGAAACAATGTGGATGGCCGCGTTAATGGCTTTCTCATCATCGCTGCCGTGTTGAGCGCCTTTGAGGAAATACTTGAACGCCTGCCAAAATATATCAGTAAATAAAATGTGTATACAAAATGGGAGTAGCTGTTCACTGAAATCACCTTTTCATTCTGACCAGCCAAAGCATAATACTTTCCAGCGAGCAAGAAATTACGTTCTTGTTCATAGTGCAAAGCAATTTTGTTGAGGTCCTCCCGTGACGCCTGATCTCCCAGAATGTCGGCAAAAAGTTGAATCTGACCGTTTTGACGGGCAACTTCAAATGCCGTTTCGTAGTTCTTTGACATAACTAGGTATTCTAAAGCTGTGGTATAGTCACCCAGTTCCATAAAGAAcctaaaaccaaaaaatttgatattaaaaatattgtcaATGAAAATCTACATAATCGGTCGAGATCCCTTACTTTCCAATCAATTTGGCTCCCTCTGTGCTTTTGGATCTTCGTGCAATTCGCACAGCATCTTGTGGACTATGTAGTTGATTAAGACAAAGTAAGATTGCACTTTCAAAATCACCTGCCAGCTCGTATGAACTAAGCGCTTCTTTATACTGCCCTTGCGACTCCTTGGCCTGTGAAATTGGGAGATTAAATATCGATACACACAGAAAATCTATAAATTTACCTTTGCATAGGCGATGTGAACTTTAGGTTGCGTCACATATTGAATGAGCTTGCTCACTTGAgaccaatttttcaaacgagtatACAGTAAAGCAGCCTGGTCTTTGTTGCCAGCAGTCTCATACAGTTCAGCTGCTTCCAAGAAATACTGCGATTGCAAGATAACCAAAGACAATATGGACAAGTTTCTTGGTAATTCATTGACAATttaggaagaaaacaaacctTATTGTCCTCCAGTATAGCGGCGCACTGTTTCATTAGAACACGATCGTTGGATTGAACGGCAAGAGAAATCCCTTTACGAATATCGCCAGATCCAACAGCGCTTCGAGAAATTCCCGATTGGCAGATACGTTGGTGTTCAGTCTGATCCGGCCCGTTTTCAACTCCTGCACTCATAGCACGCTCATAGTACAAGAGAGCATGAACGAAGTCGCCCCTAACCAATTACGTTGGTTTGTTAACAATATTTAATGGCCAGAAATAATTCATGAATTCTTACGTTTGTTCCAGCTGCTGAGCATATTCTCGAGCTATTACGCCGATCTTGTGCGGAGCTAGTTTTTCAGCTAAAAGCAAGGCTTGCTCCCATTCCATAACATCGGTGTACATGTCGATGGCAATCTCAGGCTGCGAAGACTTCAAATAACAATCCTTTTTACaaaccaaaataataatttcatcaGCAGcagatcaaaaaatttaaacgaaatatTCCGACGTACTTGAGCTTTTTCTAAGTTTCCCAAAATCATATAAATGTGCCCAGAGAGCAACTGAAGGTCTTCAACATGCTGAATTTCTTCCAAAGACCATACCAGGGATATATCGCCCAGATGGCGGTAGATTCTAATTGCTATGGAAAAAATATATCAATGAATAAAAATCGTGTTTGGATTTATCGACGGAAAagttaacaaataaaattttaccaaaatcTAGGCGAAAATCGTTAAGGGCTGCATTAGCTGCTTTGACCCACTGATTCGAATCTGCCAGTAGAATTCCAATATcccacgcatcttcatatctgaaaataaaattctcttAATCAAATTTCAATCGTACATCAAGGAAGAACAGCCTCTCTTATTACTTTCCCATCGCCAAGGAGAACTGCAACGCATTTAATAACTCATTGCGGGACAACGACGACAATTTGCCGTTGGAGCCAATCCCAAGTTCGGGGATGAAAAGTGTCGTCAACTTGGAGGAGGCGGTAAGTAACAAAAGATCTGGTCCTTGAAGTAGGAGAGGAGTATGGCCACTTGCTAGAGGTGAAGAACAAAGTCGTATGATGCAACTCCCTTTAGAGTGAACAAAGTGCATGGGTGTAAGAATAGCAACgcatcaatttttaaaaattatataatttttttaaaaacaaaccagTAAGTCTCTCGGCGTGATAGACAAAGACGTCAAGCTTCTCGTCACTCCAAGCCACAAACACGTGACTAATCCGACTTGCCGACTCCCAAAGTAAGCCACGATGATGAACTGGGAAATCGGGAATCCTTAACAAAATTTCCTTGACCTAAGTGATAAAAACAAGTGTAAGTAGACAAGTAGATGAGGCggtttttgtcattttcccGATACCGGAGAGTAAAGGTAGCCGTGATTTTTTATATCCACAGCGGCTAGAAGTGTTCCTGATGTATCATGATAGATCTTTTTCCAACCAACTGCATGGCGATATTCACTGACAGGTTTCCGCTCACTCAGCGAAAAGTACACCAAATCGCCCACCTTATATTTCCGTTGCAATTTTGGTGAGATAATAAATAAAGTGACCACTTTTAGATTATCTTACGCTTGTAACGTAGACGAGACAATCCTTAGCCAAAGCATGACTCCCGATTTTGGCTGTAGAGGATTCACGCAAGGGAAAGACACCGCTATCCATCAGACCATTTCCTCCGTCACTCGAAAAAGAAGCTTCTTCTATCTAATAATGGATTAAAAACTagttataaaataatttgaaatggaaTTTAATGGGGAAAACTCACAAGCTGCAAATGAACTTTGCCATCTACCAAGGCCGCAACGTGTGTTTCATTTAAACAAATCGATTCGACCGAGCCTGCATACTGCAACTTCCGTTGTAACTGACCATTGACCGCAGAGTAAAGCCAGACGTGATTGTTCAAACTATGTCATGATCAATAGTTTTCTAATTAGTATTATAACTATGATTTATTAGATAATATAAGTTTACCCAAGTACAATGGCTTTCGGACCACAGGCCAAAAATACAGGCTCCAACTCACACTGCACATTGCAGATGGTATTAAGTGCAACGTCGTACACAGTCACCTGAATTGAGAAATACGGCAGTCAAACGCAAAATGTAGTGTAACAGTGAGTTATAACAGACTATTCATATTTTAGATCTACCTCTTTAAGACTGGT
Protein-coding regions in this window:
- the LOC124328929 gene encoding WD repeat-containing protein 19-like — translated: MHLNTEKLILSLKAPVGVGTVKLEWQTHDGTLWAATGSNRTVHIYDHFGNQKSVITMPGSCTGFGWDCEGDFFAAINDSSSFLYMWNSTSLKTEKIETGLRDPLSFMAWGKSGLFLAIGTSKGNVLLYNQRAGRKIPVLGKHSKRIVTGAWSSDNLLALGSEDKTLSVSTLEGDTVHTASLRNEPSQIQFSEMKEDERSTAESTISAVVGRRTLILININNAENPLELAFQQNYGNITTYRWFGDGYILIGFSGGYCIAISTHLKEIGQELFQIRNHRDMVSSISICPSLNRAACSGDNNARIYDLLDLKETVSVISVEEENRIDCCAWSNDGRLLAITGSSGNVYIYLTRLNMLASVWQPFGTIAVLTSLKEVTVYDVALNTICNVQCELEPVFLACGPKAIVLGLNNHVWLYSAVNGQLQRKLQYAGSVESICLNETHVAALVDGKVHLQLIEEASFSSDGGNGLMDSGVFPLRESSTAKIGSHALAKDCLVYVTSVGDLVYFSLSERKPVSEYRHAVGWKKIYHDTSGTLLAAVDIKNHGYLYSPVKEILLRIPDFPVHHRGLLWESASRISHVFVAWSDEKLDVFVYHAERLTGSCIIRLCSSPLASGHTPLLLQGPDLLLLTASSKLTTLFIPELGIGSNGKLSSLSRNELLNALQFSLAMGKYEDAWDIGILLADSNQWVKAANAALNDFRLDFAIRIYRHLGDISLVWSLEEIQHVEDLQLLSGHIYMILGNLEKAQDCYLKSSQPEIAIDMYTDVMEWEQALLLAEKLAPHKIGVIAREYAQQLEQTGDFVHALLYYERAMSAGVENGPDQTEHQRICQSGISRSAVGSGDIRKGISLAVQSNDRVLMKQCAAILEDNKYFLEAAELYETAGNKDQAALLYTRLKNWSQVSKLIQYVTQPKVHIAYAKAKESQGQYKEALSSYELAGDFESAILLCLNQLHSPQDAVRIARRSKSTEGAKLIGKFFMELGDYTTALEYLVMSKNYETAFEVARQNGQIQLFADILGDQASREDLNKIALHYEQERNFLLAGKYYALAGQNEKAFKYFLKGAQHGSDDEKAINAAIHIVSTSQDDHLATQLIGFLNGEQDNIPKDGKYLFRLYLARRQYREATKTAIIIATEEQNAGNYKDAHSLLQHMYKELSSHDIIIPLEMEYNLQLLHSYVIVRMHIRRGQHLNASRLLIRVAECISKFPSHVVPILTSTVIECDRAGLKNAAFQYAATLMRPEYRDQLDVKYKKKIESTVRRPPKGSTDPEDDLTPCPFCSTAIPSTLLVCIQCKQHIPMCIVTGMHVIKEDLTRCPSCQFMAIRSEFMKLVDGGEPCPMCNNKISGNGALAVWTEPLKPKSN
- the LOC124328942 gene encoding lysosome membrane protein 2-like — translated: MVSNMVKTAIVGSVGVAVIILSSTLGWILVPDIATSQAIITAENEALFEVWRSPPVPFFLQFFLFNCTNCNDPTDNSVVFNLTQLGPFTFSEKRVKFNVTEKDGLLTYLEEGSYYYEPTENETPLDAIIVTVNPVYFTLASLIVDYAPPESAGELSRAMHQLLKSIGEGPFMTRTVGEMLFDGWELDGYIEIIQMLSDLLGVQLPPLPEDPRFGYYYGVNNTHDGEVVVESGANGLDKLGLIRKWKGEENLNYWNDPYCNMINGTDGAIYPPLVDVAEKTYIFVTDLCRSIYTTYERDIETMGIKSNRFTVPAEVFDDKNPENFCYCRDYSEDPSLCFSAGILDMRPCQFGAPILLSTPHFYMGDPKYSDAFIGVHPVKEWHETHIDLEPLTAVPVFISERIQINIDVRRYAVPEKLLNINNTIFPVFWINETAVLDQASADDVDLAVNVINALNISRWCFLAAGIALVIASVIMLVVYLSR